The genomic DNA accgaatcattgtaggaggctcccgaaaaatcaacagaaccctatGGGGGGCTCCTGTtttgcgtaaggatcaacccttcagtggtttcgagataaATCGTCAGCCCGGTGAGGatactggggcgaaatcgtcatttTTAACTAGGattcaagttattaattttgtgttttcggtatcgtaatgtcaattaattcagtgtttgaggatattattgtaattagagaattattctaataaatttaagataaaatttggggttaatgcgtaatttttatatatattaaatgtaatatataatatatatatagtatatatatatatatattcatatacacGTGCTGGGTGGATGGCAGCCATGCCTCTTATCTTCATGCCATTTCTTGCAAGTGTTAAGAAAGATTTGCACGCAAGTCCCATGCCCTTGCAGCCTCAAGCCCATAGGTATGGGTAAGGCAGGCTCGAGGTGATGCTTCGGCTATAAAAAGGGAAGGGAGAAGAGAGGAGGAGCAAGCAATGGCGAGTGAGGAAATGGAAGTCGCGGCCGAGAGCTTGGGGGAGTCCAAgagatgcgagagagagagagacttcaAGCTTGGGCTGGGCAGGAGAAAGAGATCGAGAAAGAGGAATGGAGgcacggccatggcagccacaaAGCTGCTGTTGCAGTAGCCATGGCAGTTCTGCGTTGAGCAGGGAGGCCCGAGCAGCGGCAGCGCGGTGATGGATGGTGACGCGGAGGTGACTAGAGGCTCGAATGGTGGCAGCAAGGGTAGATGAAGGCGGCTTGGGTTGGCTGGTTTTAGCCATGGTAGCACGCAAGGCTAGTTCTCGCAGGTGCAggggaggaaagagaagaagaagaagaagaaggaagaagaagaaaggaaagaaagaaaggaaaaaagaagaaagaagaaaggagttgCAGGATGCAGGGgaggcgggaggaagaagaaaaaatgagaggaaaagaaaagaaaataaaagaaaataaaagagatggagaaaaataaaaaaaaaatagagaaaaatcctagaaaaattatgaaaaataggaaattatgtttcgatgATATTTTAcagattttgggagagaaaaTAGTTCGTGCACGCTTTTTGAGATCAGGGCACGTATACCGAGGAAGctagagatgctaagttaaggtgagtaaaatttgctaaaaaatttcaaaaattcaaaaatattattttatgaattttcatagaagaatatttgagaaaatattttagaaatatttagtttggatttattgaggaaaattaggaagaaatagaaagaaaattaaagaaaatgccagaaattatggaaaaataggtttaaatttttatttaaataattatggtgattagaaCACTTTGAgattgaagttgaagagactcgtgcaaattttgagattggcacgcaaatcgaggcaagacacggatatcgaggtagcccgataagattgagaaggtaagtgatacttcccaattaaagttagttttatggaaaatgtttggtttatgttcctcaaaaatgttttcattatattgacatactctgatatgtacctATCACGtaagactgcatacatgactgaAGGGAAACCCCATCTCTTGatgtatcaatgcaagggttttattatttttaaaactttttcaaaaacataaaaaatgacgCAATGGAAATAAATTTAAGACCACCTTTCAAGACTTGGTTTTCCATgaccatatgcaatacaaaaattaaaacatgccAAATATACCTTACGATGATTTGAAGTCTGGTGTAGAGGTTGGAACTTTTCCAAGATAGCAACGGTTAGACCGAACTGTCCCTCAAACGCATGAGGGGTCTAGTTAGTCCACGCTCCAAGTAGGGAATAAATCCTACAACTTAGCTTATGTGCTAACCAAGCTAAGTGTAGGagatgaaagataaatagattccAAAAACTAATAGACTTTTTATTAGGTTGGACTTGCTACACTAGCAACAAtggaatcaagagaaaaattgggAGTAATGGGTAAGAGAATTCCAACAAGAATGAGAAGCATAAGAGCTTATGGCCAAATGATTTCTCATACTTTCATTTCTCTCCATGATCACTTATTTATAGGAGGAGATGgccatattattttcaatataatatatcacatatattatatataatgaaagtgtatttttcttttaaatataatatatcatatatattatttgaagtgctcattctatttcaataatatatcatatataaattgaagtgctctttctatttttaataaaatatattatatattatataaaatggaagtgcatatttttttcaataatatatcatatatattatttgaagtgcttttttcttttatcatataatatatcatatatataataaaaaatgctattttctttttccatataatatatcatatatattatatattgggaGTGCTCTTGtcttttctatataatatatcatatatattatatagaatgaaaattctcttttaatatctatataatatgtcatatatattatatagataatggaAATTCTCTACTAATATCTATACAATatgtcatatatattatatagataatggaaattctcttttaattttcatatatttaatttaaattaattctctcaatataatataatatatgtataactattatataagaattaattatccAATGAGAACCATTTTCATTATTAATATCCCAGTAAAAAATCATTAACCCTTAATGAAGGTTATAACTTTCATCACTTAATTAACCACTACACTTGGATATGCGTTTGACCTTCTAATTTCAGcactaagtagcaatcgagATACGTCAAACCCTTTGACGccaaccaaacactttggtctacaatgaggatctctccatttccCCGATATAACTCGAAAGAtcctgagtgacaactaacattatgtcagggcgatcctaccagtaatgaagtcatacttcttaagaacctatttgggcttccaattcccgtgtactataatccttccatcaatTAACAAatcgatcgagtgagagtcatggatcgatcaaactcactaactcgatagctatgccaagatctagtgtggtgtgattgagataaCACATCGAAACACTTTCCGACATTAGAAACACCTTTTCAATCATGTGTACGCTGGGCAGGGATTTATACAACCATAaccaccactgatcgcataggatgttcacctcacgccgGAGGTCGACGGATctcattagcaatcacctatcACTGCACAGGAACCACGCAGTGCATCTCCCATCCGGTAACTGAATCATATTTAACAATGGCAAATTCCTGACACCgatatacaagacaactgtaTTGCTTCTGGTTTAAGAACCAGTAACACGATCGAagcctgtgatagatcatagatcctccgAGCCATGTGATATATCacgtgcgtcacattcagtaagcgttccactaacacctatccacatgtatactatattcatctcatggattatggcatgcgactcgccattttttatcattagtatctcatactaatcaaaggtagtatctCATGTGTCAGtccgtactcgactaatcatagtcctcatctgagaagtctaaggactgcgaataaccattaagacatccttattacaaaggtcaattgtcacatattctcaacacttaagaataagacatttaataggaaatctaaggactcattcatgttaatgattggagagttatgaatgaagataggaccttaaatatgaaaacatattttattatatattgcaagtattacatcattagtcccataaatataaatgccagatgccatctaaatctagcattagggcattaACACTAACAATCTTCCACTTGCACTAATCTTGATTTACAATCAGTGAACCCGTCAACACGGAGATCACCTTCTCCATACATTAGTAACAAATCCTTAGTCATTTccaagtacttaaggatacaCTTTACTGTTGTCCAATGTTCCAAACCTGAATTGGACTGATATCTACTCGTGACACTCACAgcatatgcgatatcaggccttgTACATAGCATATCATACATTAGACTTCCAACAGTCGAGGCATAAGGAATCATGTCCATGTGTTGTCTCTCTTCGGGTGTCTTGGGAGACATCTCCTTAGAGAGATGAATTCCATACCTGAAAGGTATAAAACCCTTCTTGGAATTTTCCATGCTAAATCTCTTTAGCATCTTTTCTATGTACAGACTCTGGGAGAGACCTATTTTTCTCCTCGCTCTATCTCTATAGACACGAATTCCCAAGATATAGGTCACTTCTCctaaatccttcatggagaatttattggacaaaaataattttatcaacaTACCAATGTCGTTCCCATTAAgaggatgtcatccacatacaaaaTAAGGAAAGCTCTCGCCCTCCCACTGACTTTCTTGTATATACAAGGTTCATCCGGATTTCTAatgaaaccaaactctttgatctcattatcaaaacgaatgttccaagACCTTgaggcttgcttaagaccataaatggatctcttaagcttacACACTTGATTGGTATTGGAAGACTCAAAACCATGAGGCTGCtccatgaatatatcttcctcAAGATAACCATTCAGGAAAGTCGTTTTGACATCCAattgccaaatctcataatcgTAGTGTGCTGTTATAGCTAGCATCATTCTGATGGATTTGAGCATTACGACTGGTGAAAACGTCTCCTCATAATCAATACCATGCTTCTGACGATATCCTTTTGCCACTAGTCGTGCTTTAAAGGTTTGCACCTTCCCATCAGGACCGATCTTCCTCTTATAGATCCATTTACACCCTATAGGAACTATTCCTTTAGGTGGATCCATTAGAGTCCAGACTTGGTTGGAATACATGAATTCCATTTTAGACTGCATAGCCTCTAGCCATTTCTTGGAGTCGATGTCTGACATCGCCTCTTCGTAGTTAGTAGGATCAACATCTTGATCACTATCTCCATACAAGAATACTTCATGTATCTCCTCCACAATAAAACCATATCGTTCCAGAGGACAAGATAGTCTACTAGATTTACGAGCCTCACGTGGAATGACACTACTTGGACCTATAGGTTCTAGATTGGTTTCTTCAATAGGCTCAACTTGTCGTTCAGAAGACACCTCTTCGAATTCTACTTTCTTCCCAATGCCACCTCCCTGAAAAAACTCTTTCTCCAGAAATGTGGCATCCCTGCTGACCAACACTATTTGATCATTGGGAAAGTAGAAGTAGTATCCTTTGCAATGCTCAGGATATCCTACAAATCTTCCTTTGCTAGAATGAGATTCTAGCTTATCAGTCTTGAGTTTCTTAACATAGGCAGGACAACCCCATATCTTAATATGCTTAAGACTGGGTTGTCTCCCAGTCCATATTTCATATGGCGTATTCTCGACAAATTTACTTGGAGCCCTATTATGAAGATAAATTGCAGTGCACAAAGCATAGCCCCATAATGATAATGGTAGATCGGCAAAAGCGATCATTGATCGTATCATGTCCAATAAAGTACGGTTTCTTCTCTCAGAAACACCATTTAACTGTGGGGTTGCAGGAGGAGTCAACTGGGATATGATGTCATTGGGCTTGAGGTAGTCATAAAACTCCGTACTCAAGTATTCTCTACCTCGATCtgattgaaatattttaatactcTTTTTGGtctgattttctacttcagccttaaactctttgaacttttcaaaggctTCAGACTTATACTTCATCAAGTATACATAACCATACCGTGACAAATCATCAGTAAAAGTTATGAAGTAGTTATAACCACCTCTTGCCATTATAGAGAACGGTCCACATACATCTGTGTGGATCAACCCTAATAACTCACTGGCTCTCCCACTTTGTCTAACAAAGGGTGACTTAGCCAATTTTTCGAGGAGACAGGATTCACAAGTTGGCCCTGGTTCAGAACCTACTGGATCAATTAATCCTCTTTTGGCCAATTCGCTAATCCTTCTCTCGTTTATGTGGcctagtctaagatgccatagTTGTTTAAGGTTAATACCGTCATCACGAGAACGCTTCCCGTTGCTAGTGGATGCAACATTTACATCCCTCTGTCTAACAGTTTCATGCAACTCTAAAATATAAAGACCATTCACCATAATGCCCATGCCAACCATATCATTACCATAATGAATTTGACAtgaattagaagaaaaaaatagttcATAACCATCCCTTACAAGTCTAGGAATGGACATTACATTTCGAAAAGCATTAGGTAAATATAAAGAGTCTTTCAAAGTTAATACATGCCCAGTATGAAGAGTAATAAAAGTTGTCCCTATGGCTAATGGCTCTACAAGAGCTCCATTTCCCACTCGTAGGATAACTTCCTGCTTCTCAAGCAACCTACTCATTTTTAGATCCTGCATGCAAACACATATATGGGAAGTTGCACATGAATCAAGAATCCATGAGATGGAAGAATGGCCAATCGCATTGATCATCTCAATAACATAAAAAGAAGATATACCTGAACCCTAGTTCTCCAAGCGCTTGACCTTTAAGCTAGAGAGATAGGCTgggaaatttcttttccaaTGTCCATCTTTTTGGCAGTGGAAACACTTTCCCTTTGATCCCTTCTCCTTTTTCTGCTTGTTCTTGGAAATGCCCTTCTTTGGCCcgaccttcttcttcttgatggaagaactcttctttctttttgaaaatttagaagTTGAAGCAATTGCAAGAACTCCTTCTTGCTTCTTCCTTttgatttgggcttgggctatttTTAACATGTTTAACAATTCTTGGAGCGAACACTCAAGTTTATTCATATTAAAATTGAGTATGAATGGGGAAAAATATTCTGGGAGTGATTGAAGAAGGAGGTCAATTTGTAGTTCAGCATCCATGTAGAATTCCAGAACTTCAAGCTAACTAATCAAATTGATCATCTTTAGTACGTGGTCTCCCACATCAATGCCATCTGCCATCTTGGTCTTGAATAGTtgcttagatatctcatatctaacTGTTCGACTGTGCTCTCCATAGAGTTCTCGCAGATTCTGAATCATGCTGGCTGCGTCAGTCATGTGCTCATGCTGAAGTTGGAGCTCATTAGACATTAATGCTAAGATATAAGTCCTTGCCCTCAAGTCTTGCTCCCTCATCATTTCATTTCCCAAGTAACCCGCTCTTCCTCACTTGAGCCCTTAGGAAGAATTTCAGGGACATGTTTATCCAAGATATCTTGTATTTTCTCTTaacttaaaactaattttaagttgCAAAATCAATCCttgaaatttggtccagttaaAGTATTTTTATCCAAAAGGCGGGAAATAGGATTTGAGTTtgccatattttgaaaaattgcataaataaataagcgATTGTTAGTTTGATTTAATCTTGCACATCCATTTAGTTTCGGTCTCAAACCAAATAGTACCTCCCACTCAATTTTTCGAATCCCACACTTCCCATGGTGGTAGACGCGAATCCCAAAGGGACTCGTGGCGGGTGATCGAGTTCTCTCCTACATGAATACCCCTCAACACTTTGGTAGTATGTTGGGATACCCATATATATGAGTAGACAACTCTTGTCTCTCACATCTCATGTGAGGTTCGATCCACTGACCCATATGTCATCTATTCCTCAACGCTTTTGTGGTATGTTGGAGAATGACATACATAGACTAGACCCACCGCCTCAGTCAGCAATCCACTTGAAACGTCTATAGcctcaacactttggtggtatgttggcTATATCCGTGTGGGGTAACCGACAACATCTTATGCTTAGATAGGACATTCAATCAACTCTCATGGAATGCACcctcaacactttggtggtatgttgggcGCACCCAATCAAGCGATGAATTCCTACAACGATGAAGGGTCACGATAAATCTTATTTATTGTATCTAATATAAGTTTGTACAATTTGGGAAGATTTTGGGCTTTGATTTTTAAAGgtctcactttgcacatgcatttaagttttccaattatgtatctcatacataacCAACTCATacattcaaaataaatctaaatttatttttagaggtttcactttgcacatgcatttaagttttccaattatgtatctcatacataatTAAAACATGCATACATACAAAATAAGATGATCATGGACTTATGCATATTAATTAAATCCGAGCCTctggatttaattaattagcataTTTTGAGATAAATAGCCAATGCTCATCTCATGAGCACAAAAATATTTCTCTCGATCTTCTTACTCCTTGGAATCATCAACTCTTGATgttttcatcttcattttacaTAGAGAAACATACTATACATTTTTCTAAGACAAAATAACAAGGAGACTTATGTCTCGTTACAATCttaaatggaatgaaaaataattattacagaCCATTTCTCAAATACCTGTAACATTCATCCATACAATCAAATTATACTAAGTCCATGATCACCCATCTATTCAATCTCATTGAATAATTTggcatattaaataaattcatgttaataaaatatgcaTCAAGCATAGGTCATTGAAACCAAGcagaggctctgataccactgaaggGAAACCCCAACTCttggtgtatcaatgcaagggttttattgtttttaaaactttttcaaaaacataaataatgaCACAAGGGAAATAAATTTAAGACCACCTTTCAAGATTTGGTTTCCCATgaccatatgcaatacaaaaattaaaacatgccAAATATACCTTACGATGATTTAAAGTCTGGTGTAGAGGTTGGAACTTTTTCAAGATAGCAACGGTTAGACCGAACCGTCCCTCAAACGCACAAGGGGCCTAGTTAGTCCACGCTCCAAGTAAAGAATAAATCCTACAACTTAGCTTATGTGCTAGCCAAGCTAAGTGTAGGagatgaaagataaatagattccAAAAACTAATAGACTTTCTATTATGTTGGACTTGCTACACTAGCAACAAtagaatcaagagaaaaattaggagTAATGGCTAAGAGAATTCCAACAAAAATGAGAAGCATAAGAGCTTATGGCCAAATGATTTCTCATACTTTCATTTCTCTCCATGATCACCTATTTATAGGAGGAGATGgctatattattttcaatataatatatcatatacattatttgaagtgctcattccatttcaataatatatcatatataaattgaagtgctctttccatttttaataaaatatattatatattatataaaatggaagtgcatttttcttttaaacactacaagaaaacagtgtattagtgacggattttgagacggattttcggtttgagacggattttgagacttttttccgtctctaattgagacggattttttctatctctaattgAGACAGATTTTCAGACGAAATTTTTGGTCTCtaattgagatggattttgagagggattttttcgtctcaaaattcAGACGGATTTAGGGATGGGTTTTAGACGAATATtaagacggatttagagacgaaaatatccatctcaaaatccgtctcaaattttaaaaaaattaaaaaaataaaataaaattttatcacattttgagacggattttagaaacaaagaaaatctgtctctaaatctgtctcaaatttagatataattaaaaaagaaaaattaaaaaaaaatttaaaattcaactTGATAACAATTACAAATAACATATCATACATAAAAATAACATGCATACAAATAATGTCTACAAATCCATAATCGTCTACAAATCCATATTACATATCCATACAAATAATGGATCATGCTAATGATCCGAAGGGTTCTGGGgcgatgaagatgaagaatgatGATGTAGTCTATCTTCAATAGTCGAGATTCGCTGGTTGAAGGGTTCTATTGCTACCCGAACAGCTTCTTGTATCTGATCTGATAGTGAGACGGACGACGGTGGTTGTGGTGTCAGTACATAGTAAGAACCGGGGATTATATGTGCCTCTGACCCCATTCCATAAACACGACCCTTTTTCTTACCGCCCGCAACCTCCAACCATAAGGATCTATCGTCAATAGCTGGGTGCGAAGGCTGGCCAGCTTCACTATCTTCTGAATGGCCAACAGTCGATGACTGTGATGATGCCTCGTGTTGTCGCATCTCAAAGTTAGCTTGCAAGCATCATGGATACATGTATGAAATACATTAtactataaaaaggccaattaagcataataaaataatataaagacACAAGTAATGTATACTTACATAAGTATCCTCGAATCTCCTATCAACAAATCCAAAATTATCTTTCCTTCTATGTGTCGCGAGGAACAACTCAGCTTGTGTAGGTGGGCGACCAAATTGTCTTGactacaaagaaaaaagaaagtgttaatgcaaaaattattatatcttaaaaattcataaaataaaatataatattaaacattaaatattaccAATCTCTTTTTATGCTCAGACATGGGTACGGAACTACATGTATGCATACTACCTCCTACTTCTGAAgccctatttttctttcctttttcagaCTTATCCTTGAATTCTGCAAAATTCCAATGCTCTTTTAGGGCTTCAAATACAGAAAGCGGCATCCATGAgggatttttattcaaatcCTTTCTAACACGAAATAAAATATCGGTCATACGATCGGAAGCcgtcttttcaaaattagcccTAATTTGATGCTCCAAAGCACTATCCCAAGACCAATTTTTCTGTAATGTTAAgacaaaataaaagtttaaaaaaatcaattatatatcaaaatgcaAGGATTTTTCATAGCAAACATCTATAACTCATATAATACACATGGTAAAAAATATTCTTCTCTGCACTTGTGGGACATTTATTTCTAAGCATTTTTATTCTCGAGACTTTAGGTTAAATACATATACTAAGAAAAACCTTTTCTAAGCAATAATAGCAGAGTTAGACATGCGTAAATGGatactataattaaaaaaatacaaggatatagataataaaaaaacatttaaataatcGACATGAGTATTGTTTTATTATGAATATGGATCAAATTTTACCAAACTATCTCCATACCATTCACTTGATTATAAGCCATaggtaatttaaatttagacattACAAAAGCAAACCATCAACCATAGATATACTAAAGAAACACATTACCTTAAACTCGCCATACCAC from Diospyros lotus cultivar Yz01 chromosome 4, ASM1463336v1, whole genome shotgun sequence includes the following:
- the LOC127800418 gene encoding uncharacterized protein LOC127800418 isoform X2 produces the protein MRFDSPSPQTPHPNYDGPSSTPTEVEGSSTPTATPDNRLMICLLGFSFDNNLCKRDISRIIQSKFEGPYPSWKKTDPAVREVWYGEFKSRQFGRPPTQAELFLATHRRKDNFGFVDRRFEDTYLTLRCDNTRHHHSHRLLAIQKIVKLASLRTQLLTIDPYGWRLRAVRKRVVFMEWGQRHI
- the LOC127800418 gene encoding uncharacterized protein LOC127800418 isoform X1; translated protein: MLNPSQLYVFAGGHSSPSTDMRFDSPSPQTPHPNYDGPSSTPTEVEGSSTPTATPDNRLMICLLGFSFDNNLCKRDISRIIQSKFEGPYPSWKKTDPAVREVWYGEFKSRQFGRPPTQAELFLATHRRKDNFGFVDRRFEDTYLTLRCDNTRHHHSHRLLAIQKIVKLASLRTQLLTIDPYGWRLRAVRKRVVFMEWGQRHI